Below is a genomic region from Citrobacter tructae.
AAGCAATAATTAACGCAGCCGACCAGCAGGCCAAGCAGCAGAATCTCATAACTCATCCGGCACCCCCTGCCAGAATGACTGGATAAGCGCCGTCAGGCATCCGCAGACAATGCCTGCGAGTATGGCGGCAGGAATGGAAAACAACGTCACGCCCACCAGTGCCCCGGTGAGTGCCGCGGTAACGCACAGCGCCTGTTTACGCTGGAAAGAGGCGAGTAGGAAGCTCATAAACAGAGCCGGGAGCATAAAACCCAGTGCCGCTTCGACCGCCGGAAAATCCTTCAGTAAGCCACTACCGGAAAACGCGCCAATAATCGTACCGAATACCCATGAAATCCAGGAACATAGTGCAATTCCCATCATCCAGTTCTCACTCCAGCGACGATTATCCCGTACCAGTTTCGCCGTCGCGGCGGCAAAGACTTCATCCGTGAGGCCAAAGGCCCACAGTGCGCTTTTGGGTTTACTGAGTCGTTGGGCGATGCGGCTGCGCAGGGAAGGGCCATACAATACATGGCGCACATCCATGGCCATTACGGTGAGCGCGGCGACCCACAGCGAGCTGCCTGCGGCAAGCATCGTGGTGATGACAAATTGGCTCGCGCCGGCATAAATGATGCAGGAGAAAAAGACGCTTTCGACGGGCGTAAAGCCCAGGCGAGTGGCATTGAGACCAAATGCAAAGGCGACCGGAATATAGCTGATGACTATCGGGAGGCTATCTTTGAACCCTTCCGTTAACGTTGCCGGGCTGGGGTCAGACTGGGGAACAGGGCTTTCCATAGTGTTATAGGCTTCATTACCGAAATTTAAATAACCTGGCTCAATGAGTTATAACCTTAGCAGACTGATGAGCTCCTTAACACCCTGAGGAGCTCAATCAGCGGTAAACACGCTCTATACGCTTAATTTACGGCTTCCTGGCGGTGAAAACCTCGCCACCAGACCAGTAGGTTGAGTATGGCAACGGTCATACCCGCCAGACAAACGCCAGCCCAACCGGCATGCTGCCAGGCAGAGGCTGATATCAGTGAACCTGCCGCCCCGCCAATAAAATAGCTGGTCATATAACCGGCTGTCAGGCGGTTACGCGCATCCGGGTGAATGCGATAGATAACCGTCTGATTGGTGATATGCACGCCCTGAACGGTGAGATCCAGTATCAGGATACCGATAATCAGCATCGGCACTGACGTATGGCCGAACCAGATTGCCAGCCAGGAGAGCAGCAGTAACAGCAGACCCACAGTGGTGGTGAGGTGGGATTTCCCCTTATCGGCAAAACCGCCCGCCGGACGAGCGCCGAGCGCACCGGCGGCACCGGCCAGACCAAACAGACCGATCATACCCTCTGAGTAGTTAAACGGCGGAGCTGCCAGTAAAAACGCCATTGATGTCCACAGAATGCTGAAGTTGGCAAACGTCAGGCAGCCCAGCATCGCTCGGGTACGTAGCAGTTTATCGTGGATAAACAGGCTGAATACCGAGCCCAGCAACTGTGGATAGTTAAGATGGGTTTCCGATTTCATCTTCGGCAGGCCGCGCCACAGCGCGATAGCCATCAGTGCCATCAGCACCGATGCCACCCAAAATACCGTGCGCCAGCCGCCGAGATTTGCCAGCAGTCCGGCCACGGTGCGCGCCAGTAAAATCCCTA
It encodes:
- a CDS encoding MFS transporter; translation: MTKTTQGLSPSLILLMSIATGLAVASNYYAQPLLDTIARNFSLSASTAGFIVTAAQLGYAAGLLFLVPLGDMFERRMLIVSMTLLAAGGMLITASSQSLGMLILGTALTGLFSVVAQILVPLAATLATPDKRGKVVGTIMSGLLLGILLARTVAGLLANLGGWRTVFWVASVLMALMAIALWRGLPKMKSETHLNYPQLLGSVFSLFIHDKLLRTRAMLGCLTFANFSILWTSMAFLLAAPPFNYSEGMIGLFGLAGAAGALGARPAGGFADKGKSHLTTTVGLLLLLLSWLAIWFGHTSVPMLIIGILILDLTVQGVHITNQTVIYRIHPDARNRLTAGYMTSYFIGGAAGSLISASAWQHAGWAGVCLAGMTVAILNLLVWWRGFHRQEAVN
- a CDS encoding AzlC family ABC transporter permease; this translates as MESPVPQSDPSPATLTEGFKDSLPIVISYIPVAFAFGLNATRLGFTPVESVFFSCIIYAGASQFVITTMLAAGSSLWVAALTVMAMDVRHVLYGPSLRSRIAQRLSKPKSALWAFGLTDEVFAAATAKLVRDNRRWSENWMMGIALCSWISWVFGTIIGAFSGSGLLKDFPAVEAALGFMLPALFMSFLLASFQRKQALCVTAALTGALVGVTLFSIPAAILAGIVCGCLTALIQSFWQGVPDEL